In Dermacentor albipictus isolate Rhodes 1998 colony chromosome 6, USDA_Dalb.pri_finalv2, whole genome shotgun sequence, the following proteins share a genomic window:
- the LOC135896497 gene encoding uncharacterized protein — protein sequence MLNGSSKSRETLKEFLRKRVESHPGISIQKLTGHLSQLPADIRMKYGGNVDSIRRVLEQFPEIFIIRNHDQVHVSTSKASSKQAGTSSSAGGSDDETTTLTGAKGKVYRLFKTYGFISVQHPISTSVYFSLRSFENGQHSSLLSSGLQLGDGVVVDAEVGPNDCEAKFRASRVSRIKGGSAASPSDSSSPAPQTTVFTPLVNRIGAIETLKDEFGFIKLEKEQECAFFHAAEIERYLGTAVPALPEVLAVGDKIRFDADLNKNTTARAKWVVTTIHNIQNVPPCNSGSETEGSEIAPGTIIKRDGLIQMVKPEFGFIKFGTNYRDRAFFHLNNVVMPPRDTIKSLPDVFAINDRVLFEAKPSQKPSEKVKWQATTVWLSEFGSKGDGLDSADESGNEVFLSDDESDIMDLIQVRLAADTDSETEDDILGAGSKLPCASSHTIVDGLKQYLQGPVSPDLLPISKDPKHLFSDFHKDDGFSQVPQAVEPYIVIYRGATGFVTNVTDYSATVEVHDQANSVEPKKVDFLSSVFYRDGELCTKGLCQVLGKGDAVALDFMVGSNGPHEEVRCDLVWQGLRPEGVIQMSAEEFCRRLKIKVPPVRHQGSLYEDFQREMQEAGHRMSAHPSVSDINPHRRRNNHSPPSFAPTSSEASPSSPSGSIHGDHAMPNGICVGNTLATSSFFSNDISESVLRRVARIMAQELHALQQQDRLAKGAVRDVSTQTTERGVRPLP from the exons ATGCTCAACGGAAGCAGCAAGTCACGTGAGACGCTCAAGGAGTTTCTCCGGAAGCGGGTCGAATCGCACCCGGGCATCTCTATCCAGAAGCTGACCGGCCACCTGTCGCAGCTTCCCGCCGACATCCGCATGAAGTACGGCGGCAATGTTGATTCCATTCGCAGGGTGCTCGAACAGTTCCCCGAGATCTTCATAATCCGCAACCACGATCAGGTGCATGTCTCGACTTCGAAGGCCTCCAGCAAACAGGCTGGAACGTCGTCGTCTGCCGGGGGTAGTGACGATGAAACCACCACGTTAACTGGCGCGAAAGGAAAAGTGTATCGGCTGTTCAAGACTTACGGGTTCATTTCTGTGCAGCATCCAATTAGCACAAGCGTCTACTTCAGCCTGCGCTCGTTTGAAAACGGACAGCATTCAAGTCTACTTTCGTCTGGCCTTCAGCTCGGTGATGGTGTTGTTGTTGATGCGGAGGTGGGTCCCAATGACTGTGAGGCCAAGTTTCGCGCTAGCCGAGTGTCGCGTATTAAGGGTGGAAGCGCAGCTTCGCCGTCTGATTCGTCATCGCCAGCACCACAGACTACAGTGTTTACACCGCTTGTGAACAGAATTGGTGCCATAGAGACCCTAAAAGATGAGTTTGGTTTTATCAAATTGGAAAAAGAACAGGAATGTGCATTTTTTCATGCGGCCGAAATAGAAAGGTATCTTGGGACAGCTGTGCCTGCGCTGCCAGAAGTGCTGGCAGTCGGGGACAAAATTCGTTTCGATGCCGACCTCAACAAAAACACAACTGCGAGGGCCAAGTGGGTGGTGACTACCATACACAACATACAAAATGTGCCTCCATGCAATTCTGGAAGTGAGACTGAAGGCAGTGAAATCGCTCCAGGCACCATCATCAAGCGAGACGGACTGATACAAATGGTTAAACCTGAGTTTGGCTTCATCAAGTTTGGTACTAACTACCGTGACCGTGCCTTCTTTCACCTCAACAATGTAGTGATGCCTCCACGCGACACAATCAAGAGCCTGCCCGATGTGTTTGCCATCAATGACCGAGTGCTCTTTGAAGCCAAGCCGAGCCAGAAGCCTTCCGAGAAGGTCAAATGGCAGGCAACGACAGTTTGGCTTAGTGAGTTTGGGTCTAAAGGCGATGGCCTCGATTCCGCCGATGAAAGTGGTAATGAGGTCTTCCTCTCGGATGATGAGTCGGACATTATGGACCTGATACAGGTGCGACTGGCTGCTGACACTGACAGTGAGACGGAGGATGACATTCTAGGTGCCGGCTCGAAGCTACCTTGTGCCTCTTCGCACACAATAGTTGATGGACTGAAGCAGTACTTGCAGGGTCCTGTTAGTCCTGATCTATTGCCGATATCAAAGGACCCCAAACATTTGTTCAGCGACTTTCACAAGGATGACGGCTTTAGCCAGGTGCCCCAGGCAGTTGAGCCATATATTGTCATCTATCGTGGTGCCACTGGCTTTGTGACAAACGTCACAGACTATAGTGCTACTGTAGAAGTCCATGACCAAGCAAATTCTGTGGAGCCGAAGAAGGTGGATTTCCTCAGTAGTGTTTTTTATCGTGATGGGGAGCTGTGTACAAAGGGACTATGTCAAGTGCTTGGGAAAGGAGACGCAGTGGCGCTGGACTTCATGGTGGGGAGCAACGGACCGCATGAGGAGGTGCGGTGTGACCTGGTGTGGCAAGGGTTGCGGCCTGAGGGTGTCATTCAGATGAGTGCGGAGGAGTTCTGCCGTCGGCTTAAGATCAAGGTGCCCCCCGTGCGTCACCAAGGGTCCTTGTATGAGGACTTTCAGCGAGAAAT GCAGGAGGCAGGCCACCGCATGTCTGCGCACCCAAGTGTGTCGGACATCAACCCACACCGGCGAAGAAACAACCACAGTCCACCATCTTTTGCACCGACGTCCAGCGAAGCATCCCCATCATCACCATCGGGGAGCATTCATGGGGACCATGCTATGCCTAATGGCATTTGTG TTGGAAATACTCTGGCAACCAGCTCGTTCTTTTCCAACGACATAAGT GAAAGTGTGCTTCGTCGTGTTGCCAGAATCATGGCACAAGAACTTCATGCGCTGCAGCAACAGGACCGGTTGGCGAAGGGTGCGGTTCGGGACGTGAGCACGCAGACCACAGAACGCGGTGTTCGTCCACTTCCGTGA